The Orcinus orca chromosome 4, mOrcOrc1.1, whole genome shotgun sequence genome includes a region encoding these proteins:
- the TRMT10A gene encoding tRNA methyltransferase 10 homolog A yields the protein MSSEILPAFSETSNVERKQDLNEDQEENQKPGLGEGFEPISKRQMKKLMKQKQWEEQRELRKQKRKEKRKRKQLERQCQLESNSEGSDRKRIRRDVVYSPLRLIIDCSFDSLMVLKDIKKLHKQIQRCYAENRRALHPVQFYLTSHGGQLKKNMDENDKGWVNWKDIHIKPEHYSEFIQKEDLVYLTSDSPNVLKELDESKAYVIGGLVDHNHHKGLTYKQASEHGIDHAQLPLGNFVKMNSRKVLAINHVFEIILEYLETRDWQEAFFTILPQRKGAVPTDKACESSSHDKKFTRVEGGLNSDSSEEENRNELDSPHKEEKQDKENSTESTVNSILH from the exons ATGTCATCTGAAATATTGCCAGCATTTAGTGAGACTTCTAATGTTGAAAGAAAGCAAGACTTAAATGAAGACCAAGAGGAGAATCAGAAACCAGGATTAGGTGAAGGGTTTGAACCAATATCTAAACGGCAAATGAAGAAgctaatgaaacagaaacaatggGAAGAACAAAGAGAACTCCGCAA ACAAAAGCGGAAGGAAAAACGCAAGAGAAAGCAATTAGAGCGACAGTGTCAACTGGAATCAAACTCAGAAGGAAGTGACAGAAAACGTATTCGAAGAGACGTTGTTTACAGCCCACTCCGCCTTATCATTGACTGCAGTTTTGATAGCTTGATGGTATTAAAG GACATTAAGAAACTTCATAAGCAGATTCAACGATGTTATGCAGAAAATCGACGAGCACTGCATCCTGTGCAG TTTTACTTGACAAGCCATGGAGGCCAGTTGAAAAAGAACATGGATGAAAATGACAAAGGATGGGTCAACTGGAAG GATATCCACATCAAACCAGAGCACTATAGTGAATTCATACAGAAAGAAGACCTGGTTTATCTTACATCAGATTCACCTAATGTACTAAAGGAATTAGATGAATCAAAGGCCTACGTGATTGGAGGATTAGTAGATCACAACCATCACAAG GGACTCACGTATAAACAAGCATCAGAACATGGAATTGATCATGCACAGCTCCCTCTTGGAAATTTCGTGAAGATGAATAGTAGAAAAGTTTTGGCAATTAATCATG tgtttgAGATAATTCtggaatacctagaaacaagagACTGGCAAGAAGCATTTTTCACTATCTTACCCCAAAGAAAAGGAGCTGTTCCCACAGACAAAGCCTGTGAAAGTTCTTCACATGACAAGAAGTTCACCAGAGTTGAAGGTGGATTGAACAGTGATTCCAGTGAGGAGGAAAATAGAAATGAACTAGATTCACCACataaggaagaaaagcaggataaagaaaatagCACTGAATCTACAGTGAACTCTATACTAcactaa